The following proteins are encoded in a genomic region of Victivallis lenta:
- a CDS encoding beta-galactosidase, translating to MKLWSILYLFLTVSGIASCAGEIPGHSGIYAVIRGGSVDRVEAAAKLPYIDGFTLYLGVRALVPEKGVYDWSRVDRVIKAARDNGKKVNLGFLPGRWVPDWFYAEGVQKFRWIHETDLVDPGRHDAAAPVPWDPKLLELLGEICREAGERYAGDPAVVSVQVTGPALANGLETNFNVRPAEAEAVGYTPEKLISAWQTMFDATAAAFPNQRLSWCIHDMFPNGRDAKPGRAIRDWAYRKYGSRLHLLACYLTHEAWFRRGNQAVDIWAERNAEIPAGLQLINIYAIRKYTPEQLEQALRTGIREGADYLEIFIEELSDPACAAAVEKVRNDWKGMQK from the coding sequence ATGAAGCTGTGGTCCATTCTGTACCTGTTCCTGACCGTTTCCGGTATCGCGTCATGCGCGGGGGAAATACCGGGGCATTCCGGCATTTACGCCGTCATCCGCGGCGGCAGCGTCGACCGCGTTGAGGCGGCCGCAAAACTGCCGTACATCGACGGATTCACACTCTATCTCGGCGTCAGGGCGCTCGTTCCCGAAAAGGGCGTTTATGACTGGAGCCGGGTCGACCGCGTCATCAAAGCCGCCCGCGACAACGGCAAGAAGGTCAACCTCGGCTTCCTGCCCGGCCGCTGGGTGCCGGACTGGTTCTACGCCGAAGGCGTGCAGAAGTTCCGCTGGATTCACGAAACCGACCTCGTCGACCCCGGCAGGCATGACGCCGCCGCCCCGGTGCCGTGGGACCCGAAACTGCTCGAGCTGCTCGGCGAAATCTGCCGTGAAGCCGGCGAGCGGTATGCCGGCGATCCGGCCGTCGTTTCGGTGCAGGTCACCGGTCCGGCGCTGGCCAACGGGCTCGAAACCAATTTCAACGTGAGACCGGCCGAAGCCGAAGCGGTCGGCTACACGCCGGAAAAACTCATCTCCGCCTGGCAAACCATGTTTGACGCAACCGCCGCCGCCTTCCCGAACCAGCGGCTGAGCTGGTGCATCCACGACATGTTCCCGAACGGCCGCGACGCGAAACCGGGCCGGGCCATCCGCGACTGGGCCTACCGGAAATACGGCAGCCGCCTGCATCTGCTCGCCTGCTACCTGACCCATGAAGCGTGGTTCAGGCGCGGCAACCAGGCCGTCGACATCTGGGCCGAACGGAACGCGGAAATCCCGGCCGGGCTCCAGCTCATCAACATCTACGCGATCCGCAAATATACGCCGGAACAGCTGGAGCAGGCGCTCCGGACCGGCATCCGCGAGGGAGCGGACTATCTTGAAATCTTCATCGAGGAGCTCTCCGACCCCGCCTGCGCCGCCGCCGTCGAAAAAGTCCGGAACGACTGGAAAGGAATGCAGAAATGA
- a CDS encoding glycoside hydrolase family 43 protein produces the protein MTMFDSFHPGELWPDDRGTHINAHGGCLLRHGGRIYWYGEHKVAGRAGNLAQVGVHVYVSEDFYNWRDAGIAFDVRNSGDPLLRPGCVIERPKVLFCPGTGRFVMYFHFEKDDTYQDAAVGIAVADSPAGPFRFLRMTRPNPGVWPQNVPEELKEPGRIARTAELLSTLSCGSNPETPRGSVLGACLSAGQESRDMTLFLDDDGRAYHIYSSERNSTTHVAELTGDFLGYTGRYWRIFPFRWMEAPALFKHEGRYYFIGSGCTGWAPNAARSAVADSLAGPWTELGNPAADPGGELTYGAQSTWVEPLGDGTFLFMADIWRPEDAIDGRYLWLPVEFENGRPVLRAPKEWRLPAAAMPRW, from the coding sequence ATGACCATGTTTGACTCGTTCCACCCCGGCGAACTCTGGCCGGACGACCGCGGAACTCATATCAACGCGCACGGCGGCTGCCTGCTGCGGCACGGCGGCAGGATTTACTGGTACGGGGAACATAAAGTCGCGGGACGCGCCGGGAATCTGGCTCAGGTCGGCGTGCATGTCTATGTCTCGGAAGATTTCTACAACTGGCGCGACGCGGGGATCGCCTTCGACGTGAGGAATTCCGGCGACCCGCTGCTGCGTCCCGGCTGCGTCATCGAACGGCCCAAGGTGCTTTTCTGTCCCGGGACCGGCCGGTTCGTCATGTATTTTCATTTTGAGAAGGACGACACTTACCAGGACGCCGCGGTCGGCATCGCCGTCGCCGATTCGCCGGCCGGGCCGTTCCGGTTCCTCCGGATGACCCGGCCGAATCCCGGCGTCTGGCCGCAGAATGTGCCGGAGGAGCTCAAGGAGCCCGGACGGATCGCCCGGACGGCGGAACTCCTCTCCACGCTTTCCTGCGGCAGCAACCCTGAAACTCCGCGCGGGTCGGTGCTCGGCGCCTGTCTGTCTGCCGGGCAGGAGTCCCGCGATATGACGCTCTTTCTTGATGACGACGGCAGGGCGTACCACATCTACTCCTCCGAACGGAACAGCACGACCCATGTGGCGGAACTGACCGGCGACTTTCTCGGCTATACCGGGCGGTACTGGAGAATCTTCCCGTTCCGCTGGATGGAGGCCCCGGCGCTGTTCAAGCACGAGGGAAGATATTACTTCATCGGTTCGGGCTGCACCGGATGGGCGCCGAATGCGGCCCGTTCGGCCGTCGCCGATTCGCTGGCGGGCCCCTGGACGGAACTCGGGAATCCGGCCGCGGACCCCGGCGGAGAGCTGACCTACGGCGCCCAGAGCACCTGGGTCGAGCCGCTGGGGGACGGCACTTTCCTGTTTATGGCGGATATCTGGCGCCCGGAGGACGCGATCGACGGCCGCTATCTCTGGCTGCCCGTCGAATTCGAGAACGGCCGTCCGGTCCTGCGGGCTCCGAAGGAGTGGCGCCTCCCCGCGGCCGCGATGCCGCGGTGGTGA
- a CDS encoding prepilin-type N-terminal cleavage/methylation domain-containing protein: protein MNRRNSFTLIELLAVIAIIAILAGMLLPALNQARERARSIHCTANLKQLGSAQLLYAGESGDRFIPLHYAESGGNEMRWYSTIMTYVGRTGNASEREDMSKKVTTVLTCGASLARMPDAAVKRTFGMNNYIGNYAKPNNPNILWKLSRASRPSDTMIFGEAQTIPAYKSFQYLLCDKDNMPANSPLFPHGGRTNLAFVDGHAAGRTETEVPTQLHGAEEAKNRVFWQGKPSL from the coding sequence ATGAACCGCCGCAACTCCTTTACCCTCATCGAACTGCTGGCAGTCATCGCCATCATCGCGATTCTCGCCGGAATGCTGCTTCCGGCACTGAACCAGGCGCGCGAACGGGCGCGTTCGATTCACTGCACCGCGAATCTGAAACAGCTCGGCTCCGCCCAGCTCCTGTACGCCGGGGAATCCGGCGACCGGTTCATTCCGCTGCATTACGCCGAGTCCGGCGGCAACGAAATGCGCTGGTACAGCACGATCATGACCTATGTCGGGCGCACCGGAAACGCGAGCGAACGCGAGGACATGTCCAAGAAAGTCACGACCGTGCTGACCTGCGGCGCCTCCCTCGCCCGGATGCCGGACGCGGCCGTCAAACGGACCTTCGGCATGAACAACTACATCGGGAACTACGCCAAGCCGAACAACCCGAACATCCTCTGGAAGCTCAGCCGGGCGAGCCGTCCGTCCGACACGATGATTTTCGGCGAAGCGCAGACCATCCCGGCCTACAAATCGTTCCAGTACCTGCTCTGCGACAAGGACAACATGCCGGCCAACAGCCCGCTCTTTCCGCACGGCGGCCGCACGAACCTCGCGTTCGTCGACGGCCATGCCGCCGGACGGACCGAAACAGAAGTTCCGACTCAGCTCCACGGCGCCGAAGAGGCGAAAAACCGCGTGTTCTGGCAGGGGAAACCGTCGCTTTGA